A portion of the Avibacterium sp. 20-132 genome contains these proteins:
- the ilvA gene encoding threonine ammonia-lyase, biosynthetic gives MTTLSFNSPTPSGDDYLKTILKLGSVVYQVAQTTPLQPMEKLSSRLANQILIKREDRQPVHSFKLRGAYAMIAALNEQQHQAGVIAASAGNHAQGVALSAKHLGLKALIVMPQNTPSIKVEAVRSFGGDVLLYGANFDEAKSKAIELAKTKNMTFIPPFDHPLVIAGQGTLALELLQQSSNIDRVFVPVGGGGLAAGVAVLIKQLMPEIKVIGVESKDSACLYQALKAGQPMDLERVGLFADGVAVKRIGDETFRLCQQYLDDVVLVDGDEICAAMKDIFENVRAIAEPSGAVSLAGLKKYVKQHQIQGETLVNILSGANLNFHTLRYVSERCEIGEKHEAMLAVTIPEEKGSFLRFCHLLGDRAVTEFNYRYADQAQACIFVGVRISGEKEKNEIIAQLQQNGYAVMDLSDDDVAKTHIRYMIGGRSSSQAKERLYSFEFPEQKGALLKFLEMLGTHWNISLFHYRAHGADYGNVLAGFQLDENDEIRFNGHLEELAYTYQDVTDSPAYKYFLG, from the coding sequence ATGACAACCCTTTCATTCAACAGCCCAACACCCAGCGGGGACGATTATTTAAAAACCATTTTAAAATTAGGTTCAGTGGTTTATCAAGTAGCACAAACCACCCCATTACAGCCGATGGAAAAACTCTCTTCTCGCTTAGCTAATCAGATTTTAATTAAACGTGAAGATCGCCAGCCAGTGCATAGTTTTAAATTACGCGGTGCTTACGCAATGATCGCCGCATTAAACGAACAACAACATCAAGCTGGGGTCATTGCCGCGTCCGCAGGTAACCACGCACAAGGCGTTGCGCTATCCGCCAAGCATCTTGGCTTAAAGGCATTAATTGTGATGCCACAGAATACGCCAAGTATTAAAGTTGAAGCGGTGCGCAGCTTTGGTGGCGATGTGTTGCTTTATGGCGCAAACTTCGATGAAGCAAAAAGTAAAGCGATTGAGCTGGCTAAAACGAAAAATATGACGTTCATTCCTCCTTTCGATCATCCTTTAGTGATCGCAGGGCAAGGCACCTTAGCACTGGAATTATTACAACAATCTTCTAATATCGATCGGGTTTTTGTCCCCGTTGGCGGTGGCGGTTTGGCAGCGGGAGTTGCCGTGTTAATTAAACAATTAATGCCAGAAATTAAAGTGATTGGCGTGGAAAGCAAAGATTCGGCGTGCCTGTATCAAGCGTTAAAAGCAGGGCAACCCATGGATCTAGAACGAGTGGGATTATTTGCCGATGGGGTGGCAGTAAAACGCATTGGTGATGAAACGTTCCGCTTATGTCAGCAATATCTTGATGATGTGGTGCTGGTGGACGGTGATGAAATTTGTGCGGCAATGAAAGACATTTTTGAAAATGTTCGTGCAATTGCGGAGCCTTCAGGCGCTGTTTCTCTGGCTGGGCTTAAAAAATATGTCAAACAACATCAAATTCAAGGGGAAACCTTAGTCAATATTTTATCTGGGGCAAACCTGAATTTTCATACTTTACGTTATGTCTCTGAGCGTTGTGAAATTGGTGAAAAACACGAAGCGATGCTCGCGGTAACGATTCCCGAAGAAAAAGGCAGTTTCTTGCGTTTTTGTCATTTGCTTGGCGATCGTGCGGTAACAGAATTTAATTACCGCTATGCCGATCAAGCGCAAGCCTGTATCTTTGTTGGGGTGCGTATCAGTGGTGAAAAGGAAAAAAATGAAATCATCGCCCAGCTACAACAAAACGGCTATGCGGTGATGGATCTGTCTGATGATGATGTCGCGAAAACCCATATTCGTTATATGATTGGTGGACGCTCATCAAGCCAAGCTAAAGAACGTTTATACAGTTTTGAGTTCCCAGAACAGAAAGGTGCATTGCTTAAATTCCTTGAAATGCTTGGCACACACTGGAACATTTCCTTGTTCCATTATCGTGCGCACGGTGCAGATTATGGCAATGTGCTTGCTGGCTTCCAATTAGATGAAAATGATGAAATTCGTTTTAACGGACATTTGGAAGAACTGGCTTACACCTATCAAGATGTAACGGATAGCCCGGCGTATAAGTATTTTTTAGGATAA
- a CDS encoding DUF1345 domain-containing protein, giving the protein MLKMLKQHIKFYTSLILVVFAFLGFRLLSQGEISIDLIYSWDIGMSLYLFWTFWTIRQQHRHREKMTALLQERQTGTKAMFAIVSIIIVACLVALVRLVSIAQNLPVMEKMWYISVAIISIFLSWLVIHILFAIRYAHLFYHSKISGEPMPLQIPQSDGKNGYQTEPNYYDFIYTALIIGTSAQTADVMFSSRAGRILGGIHSIVAFIFNVTVLSLLINIISGFI; this is encoded by the coding sequence ATGCTAAAAATGTTAAAGCAACACATTAAATTTTATACCAGCTTGATCCTTGTTGTGTTTGCTTTTTTAGGTTTTCGCCTGCTTTCTCAGGGCGAGATCAGCATTGATCTGATTTATTCTTGGGATATAGGAATGAGCCTGTATTTATTTTGGACATTTTGGACAATTCGCCAGCAACATCGTCATCGCGAAAAAATGACCGCACTTTTACAAGAACGCCAAACAGGAACAAAAGCGATGTTTGCCATTGTGAGCATTATTATTGTCGCTTGTCTTGTTGCCTTAGTCCGTTTAGTGAGTATTGCACAAAATTTGCCCGTTATGGAAAAAATGTGGTATATCAGTGTGGCTATTATTTCTATTTTTCTTTCTTGGCTAGTCATTCATATTTTATTCGCCATTCGGTATGCTCATCTTTTCTACCATAGCAAAATAAGCGGTGAGCCAATGCCATTACAAATTCCCCAAAGTGATGGGAAGAATGGTTATCAAACCGAGCCAAATTATTATGATTTTATTTATACAGCCTTGATTATAGGCACTTCAGCGCAAACCGCCGATGTTATGTTTTCATCAAGAGCAGGGCGTATTTTAGGCGGGATTCATAGCATTGTTGCCTTTATTTTTAACGTTACCGTGCTTTCTTTACTGATTAATATTATTTCAGGTTTTATTTAA
- the ilvD gene encoding dihydroxy-acid dehydratase, with protein MPKLRSATSTQGRNMAGARALWRATGMKENDFGKPIIAVVNSFTQFVPGHVHLKDIGQLVAEQIEQAGGVAKEFNTIAVDDGIAMGHGGMLYSLPSRDLIADSVEYMVNAHCADAMVCISNCDKITPGMLMAALRLNIPTIFVSGGPMEAGKTMLSDQLIKLDLVDAMVQSADKNVSDSDVEAIERSACPTCGSCSGMFTANSMNCLTEALGLSLPGNGSCLATHKDRKQLFLDAGKQIVELCHNYYQQDDESVLPRSIATKAAFENAMSLDIAMGGSTNTVLHLLAAAQEAEVDFTMADIDRLSRRVPCLSKVAPNTAKYHIEDVHRAGGIMAILGELDRANLLDNQTRTVLGLSLAEQIAKYDIMLTQDEAIRTFYRAGPAGIRTTQAFSQDCRWESLDDDRENGCIRSKAFAYSQDGGLAMLSGNIALDGCIVKTAGVDESILKFTGNAIVFESQEDAVNGILGGKVQAGHVVVIRYEGPKGGPGMQEMLYPTSYLKSMGLGKACALLTDGRFSGGTSGLSIGHCSPEAAAGGVIGLVKDGDTIEIDIPNRSIQLMVSEQELAVRRAEQDAKGWKPANRQREVSLALKIYGHFATSADKGAVRDRTKLAD; from the coding sequence ATGCCTAAATTACGTTCAGCAACCAGTACACAAGGTCGCAATATGGCGGGCGCACGCGCCTTATGGCGTGCAACAGGAATGAAAGAAAATGATTTTGGAAAACCCATTATTGCGGTGGTGAACTCATTTACACAATTCGTACCGGGACACGTTCACTTGAAAGATATTGGGCAATTAGTTGCAGAGCAGATCGAACAAGCTGGTGGTGTGGCGAAGGAATTTAACACGATTGCCGTTGATGATGGCATTGCAATGGGACACGGTGGAATGCTGTATTCCCTACCTTCTCGTGATTTAATTGCCGACAGTGTAGAATATATGGTGAATGCACATTGTGCCGATGCAATGGTGTGTATTTCCAACTGCGATAAAATTACCCCGGGAATGTTAATGGCAGCATTACGCTTAAATATTCCAACCATTTTCGTTTCTGGTGGTCCAATGGAAGCCGGAAAAACCATGCTCTCTGATCAATTGATTAAATTAGATTTAGTCGATGCAATGGTACAAAGTGCGGATAAAAATGTGTCCGATTCTGATGTTGAAGCCATTGAACGCTCAGCTTGTCCAACCTGTGGTTCTTGCTCTGGAATGTTCACTGCAAACTCAATGAACTGTTTAACGGAAGCATTAGGCTTAAGCTTGCCGGGTAATGGCTCTTGTTTGGCAACGCATAAAGATCGTAAACAATTATTTTTAGATGCAGGGAAACAAATTGTTGAACTTTGCCACAACTACTATCAACAAGATGATGAATCTGTATTACCACGTTCGATTGCCACGAAAGCCGCTTTTGAAAATGCGATGAGCTTAGATATTGCAATGGGGGGATCAACCAATACCGTTTTGCATTTATTGGCGGCAGCGCAAGAAGCCGAAGTGGATTTCACGATGGCAGACATTGATCGCCTTTCTCGTCGCGTGCCTTGTTTAAGCAAAGTTGCCCCAAATACTGCGAAATATCATATCGAAGATGTTCATAGAGCAGGCGGTATAATGGCCATTTTAGGTGAATTAGATCGTGCGAATCTGCTGGATAACCAAACTCGCACCGTATTAGGGTTAAGCTTGGCAGAGCAAATAGCCAAATATGACATTATGCTAACTCAAGACGAAGCAATTCGTACATTCTATCGTGCAGGGCCGGCTGGCATTCGCACCACGCAAGCCTTTTCGCAAGATTGCCGTTGGGAAAGCCTTGATGATGACAGAGAAAACGGCTGTATCCGTAGTAAAGCATTTGCTTATAGCCAAGATGGTGGACTTGCAATGCTTTCAGGTAATATCGCCTTAGATGGTTGTATTGTAAAAACCGCTGGGGTAGATGAATCGATTTTAAAATTTACCGGAAACGCCATTGTCTTTGAAAGCCAAGAAGACGCGGTTAATGGCATTTTAGGTGGAAAAGTGCAAGCGGGCCACGTGGTGGTGATTCGTTACGAAGGGCCAAAAGGCGGGCCGGGTATGCAAGAAATGCTTTATCCAACCAGTTACTTAAAATCAATGGGGCTAGGCAAGGCTTGTGCATTATTAACCGATGGGCGTTTTTCTGGTGGAACATCAGGCTTATCTATCGGACATTGTTCGCCAGAAGCGGCAGCAGGTGGCGTAATTGGCTTAGTGAAAGATGGCGATACCATTGAGATCGACATTCCAAACCGTTCTATTCAATTAATGGTATCTGAACAAGAATTGGCGGTCCGTCGTGCAGAGCAAGATGCAAAAGGCTGGAAACCAGCGAATCGTCAGCGTGAAGTGTCGTTAGCACTGAAAATTTATGGCCACTTCGCCACTTCTGCAGATAAAGGTGCGGTGAGAGATCGCACTAAATTAGCCGATTAA
- the ilvM gene encoding acetolactate synthase 2 small subunit, producing the protein MQQYELSIRANRRPETLERLLRVMRHRGFEVVKLQTESQQQEITLQVIVQSERAVELLVNQLVKLPDVIALNSSAN; encoded by the coding sequence ATGCAACAGTATGAATTATCAATTCGTGCCAATAGACGGCCAGAAACCTTAGAGCGTTTATTGCGCGTAATGCGTCATCGTGGTTTTGAAGTGGTAAAATTACAAACCGAAAGCCAGCAACAAGAAATCACCTTGCAAGTCATTGTGCAAAGTGAAAGAGCGGTGGAATTATTAGTCAATCAATTAGTGAAATTACCTGATGTCATTGCGTTAAATTCATCAGCTAACTGA
- the ilvG gene encoding acetolactate synthase 2 catalytic subunit — protein MNGARLVTECLKAHQVDVVFGYPGGAIMPVYDAIYDSGLEHLLCRNEQGAAMAAIGYARASGKTGVCIATSGPGATNLITGLGDALMDSIPVVAITGQVASSLIGTDAFQEADVLGLSLACTKHSFIVQHIDELPEIIAKAFQIAQSGRPGPVLIDIPKDVQFAETDLQPFTLPVEKPTALDPVELEKALALVRNAKRPVVYVGGGVGMANAVPALREFLAITEIPSISTLKGLGTILPDTPYYMGMIGMHGTKAANLATQESDLLLVFGARFDDRVTGKLDTFAPKAKVIHCDIDIAELGKLRRPDVALRGDLNAIFHALAMKLALADWHKEINKLKQAFDFRYAENQGKQPINPWWLLNTVSQQKAKNAIVVTDVGQHQMWSAQHMQHYAPENFITSAGFGTMGFGLPAAIGAKKARPNDEVILITGDGSLMMNVQELGTIKRGKTPVKIILLDNQRLGMVRQWQTLFFQARHSNTILDDNPDFVTLASAFDIQGERIESGEEVQGALDRLFRSEGAYLLHICIPAEENVWPLVPPNACNVDMLEE, from the coding sequence ATGAACGGTGCAAGATTAGTAACCGAATGTTTAAAGGCGCATCAGGTTGATGTGGTGTTTGGGTATCCCGGTGGGGCGATAATGCCAGTTTATGATGCCATTTATGATTCAGGGTTGGAACATTTACTCTGTCGTAATGAGCAAGGCGCTGCGATGGCGGCAATTGGCTATGCCAGAGCCAGCGGTAAAACAGGCGTATGTATTGCCACTTCAGGTCCAGGTGCAACCAATTTAATCACTGGGCTAGGTGATGCGTTAATGGATTCCATTCCAGTTGTGGCGATTACGGGGCAGGTGGCATCCTCATTAATCGGTACAGATGCCTTTCAAGAAGCCGATGTATTAGGGTTATCTCTTGCTTGCACGAAACATAGTTTTATTGTGCAACATATTGATGAATTACCAGAAATTATCGCCAAAGCCTTTCAAATCGCGCAAAGTGGTCGCCCCGGTCCTGTGTTGATTGATATTCCAAAAGATGTGCAATTTGCTGAAACCGATTTACAGCCTTTTACCCTTCCTGTGGAAAAACCAACCGCACTTGATCCTGTCGAATTAGAAAAAGCATTGGCATTAGTGAGAAATGCGAAACGTCCTGTGGTGTATGTTGGCGGGGGCGTAGGAATGGCGAATGCGGTTCCTGCCTTGCGTGAATTTTTAGCTATCACCGAAATCCCAAGTATTTCCACGTTAAAGGGATTAGGCACAATTTTGCCTGATACGCCTTATTATATGGGAATGATCGGTATGCACGGCACCAAAGCCGCCAATTTAGCCACTCAAGAGTCAGATTTATTGCTCGTGTTCGGAGCGCGCTTTGATGATCGTGTAACGGGAAAATTAGATACCTTCGCCCCTAAGGCGAAAGTGATTCATTGCGATATTGATATTGCTGAACTCGGTAAATTACGTCGTCCTGATGTGGCTTTACGTGGTGATTTAAATGCGATTTTTCACGCCTTAGCAATGAAATTAGCATTGGCTGATTGGCATAAAGAAATCAATAAACTCAAACAAGCGTTTGATTTTCGCTATGCAGAAAATCAGGGGAAACAACCGATTAATCCTTGGTGGTTGCTTAACACGGTTTCTCAGCAAAAAGCAAAAAACGCCATTGTGGTTACTGATGTCGGACAGCATCAAATGTGGTCAGCACAGCATATGCAACATTATGCCCCAGAAAATTTTATTACCTCAGCAGGATTTGGCACAATGGGATTTGGCTTGCCTGCAGCGATTGGGGCGAAAAAAGCCCGTCCCAATGATGAGGTGATTTTAATTACGGGTGATGGCTCATTAATGATGAACGTACAAGAACTTGGCACGATTAAACGTGGCAAAACACCAGTAAAAATCATTTTATTAGACAACCAACGCTTAGGTATGGTACGCCAATGGCAAACCTTATTTTTCCAAGCTCGTCATAGTAATACCATTCTTGATGATAACCCTGATTTCGTTACCCTTGCCTCTGCCTTTGATATTCAGGGTGAACGCATTGAATCAGGGGAAGAAGTGCAAGGGGCATTAGATCGTTTATTCCGATCAGAAGGGGCTTATTTATTACATATTTGTATCCCAGCAGAAGAAAACGTGTGGCCACTTGTTCCGCCAAATGCTTGCAATGTGGATATGCTGGAAGAATAA
- a CDS encoding Cof-type HAD-IIB family hydrolase translates to MQNQPFRAVVSDLDGTLLNGNHVIGDFTIETLEKLSQKKIDIILATGRKYEDVAHIVGKVKLDNAVLITSNGARAHNLQGKLLLSNSLPDAIAMEIMQTPYDKKNVFVNSYQEEGWFISLDMPELAKYHQDSGFMYQVVDFNQHHGSETEKVFFIGRTPTDLAPIEAHIAQHFGEHVYMTYSTPQCLEIMNKNVSKATALAKVVTNRDYGLNACIAFGDGMNDVEMLSEVGKGCIMGNADPRLVQTCPRLEQIGFNRHEAVASYLRATFGVY, encoded by the coding sequence ATGCAAAATCAACCCTTTCGTGCCGTCGTATCCGATTTAGATGGCACATTGCTCAATGGAAATCACGTGATTGGTGATTTCACAATTGAAACCCTCGAAAAATTATCCCAAAAAAAGATTGATATTATTCTCGCCACAGGGCGGAAATATGAAGATGTGGCACATATTGTAGGCAAAGTGAAACTGGATAACGCCGTGCTCATTACTTCAAATGGCGCAAGAGCGCATAATTTGCAAGGTAAATTGCTGTTGAGCAACAGTTTGCCCGATGCAATCGCAATGGAAATAATGCAAACCCCTTATGATAAAAAAAATGTGTTTGTAAATAGCTATCAAGAAGAGGGTTGGTTCATTAGCCTAGATATGCCCGAATTAGCAAAATATCATCAAGATTCTGGTTTTATGTATCAGGTTGTGGATTTCAACCAACATCACGGGAGTGAAACAGAAAAAGTCTTCTTCATTGGCAGAACGCCCACCGATCTCGCCCCAATTGAAGCACATATCGCACAACATTTTGGCGAGCACGTTTATATGACCTATTCCACCCCACAGTGTTTAGAAATTATGAATAAAAATGTGTCAAAAGCCACCGCACTTGCTAAAGTTGTAACAAATCGCGACTATGGCTTAAATGCTTGTATTGCCTTTGGAGATGGAATGAACGATGTGGAAATGCTCAGCGAAGTAGGAAAAGGGTGCATTATGGGCAATGCTGATCCACGTTTAGTGCAAACTTGCCCGCGGTTAGAACAAATCGGTTTTAACCGTCACGAAGCTGTCGCAAGTTATTTACGCGCCACCTTTGGTGTGTATTAG
- the crcB gene encoding fluoride efflux transporter CrcB gives MAIWQTLLIISTGAALGACTRWGLSELLNPLFSFLTFGTLIANYLGCFLIGILLALAWQSPQFSGEWRLFLITGFLGSLTTFSSFSAEVINNFLNEKWLSALTIIALHLAGSLLFTLLGVLLSRYWR, from the coding sequence ATGGCAATTTGGCAAACATTACTCATCATCAGTACTGGCGCAGCACTAGGCGCTTGCACACGTTGGGGCTTGAGTGAGTTATTAAACCCACTGTTTTCATTTCTCACGTTTGGTACACTGATCGCCAATTATCTCGGCTGTTTTTTAATTGGCATCTTACTCGCTCTCGCTTGGCAATCCCCTCAGTTTTCTGGCGAATGGCGATTATTTTTAATCACAGGATTTTTAGGCAGTCTCACCACCTTTTCTTCCTTTTCAGCGGAGGTCATTAATAATTTCTTAAATGAAAAATGGCTGTCCGCACTGACCATTATTGCCTTACATCTTGCTGGTAGCCTATTATTTACCCTGTTGGGCGTGTTGTTATCTCGTTATTGGCGATAA